A single window of Corythoichthys intestinalis isolate RoL2023-P3 chromosome 21, ASM3026506v1, whole genome shotgun sequence DNA harbors:
- the si:ch211-250n8.1 gene encoding uncharacterized protein si:ch211-250n8.1 has protein sequence MAPRDPLLSALKVCLLNLRSVDGHTVTDSNPHLSSCCQLLELVLRKGLQQPVLSLVHRDYWQCFEQLLCQDTCGRLYTVESAVEQTKACKKMLSAQGRGRYLIRLALGRKTLPQLIAHLLHTPRILEWYSPTFSIFRNEEFLEPFMSLLLVLSHMEFKLDLQNCSFLDDSWLLPVCETYEVVPCRDVGMVLSYLGGRVFLRDTISGSQADVDKFLRPGDVIDEINGTCLRNSKNGQAGIILSRLKGCPLSIRVVRWRAQDGTVFRPLIKPLRVLKMENPRLELGPAPCQQPAARDQRTSTPTQCLKEGRIVYIVQYLGAKNIGMFGTKEVLQYAISNVLQENLPSKEVLLDIQETHLTCTESSSKVLLCDHHYPYVSCVGRYAQPDGTILGFCVKNSPPETSKNFSCVVLKAGSPEECEAIVWRIATGFKHTEWFV, from the exons ATGGCACCCAGAGATCCACTTCTAAGTGCTCTGAAAG TGTGCTTGTTGAACCTGCGGTCGGTTGATGGTCATACAGTGACGGACAGCAACCCTCACCTCTCCTCTTGCTGTCAGCTTCTTGAGTTGGTCCTCAGGAAAGGACTACAAC AACCAGTCCTCAGTCTGGTCCATAGAGATTACTggcaatgttttgaacagctTCTCTGCCAAGATACCTGTGGAAG GTTGTATACCGTGGAGTCTGCGGTGGAACAGACCAAAGCTTGTAAAAAGATGCTCTCGGCTCAAGGCCGTGGCCGCTACCTGATCCGATTGGCTCTCGGCCGCAAGACCTTGCCACAGTTGATCGCTCACCTCCTGCACACGCCCAGAATCTTGGAG TGGTACAGCCCAACCTTCTCAATTTTCAGAAATGAAGAATTTTTAG AACCGTTTATGTCTCTGCTGCTGGTTCTCTCTCACATGGAGTTCAAACTTGACTTGCAG AATTGCAGTTTTTTGGATGACAGCTGGCTTTTACCG GTATGCGAAACATACGAAGTGGTGCCTTGCCGAGACGTGGGAATGGTGTTGAG CTACCTTGGCGGGCGCGTTTTCCTACGGGACACGATATCCGGCAGCCAGGCAGATGTCGACAAGTTTCTCCGCCCCGGTGACGTCATTGACGAAATCAACGGCACCTGCCTGAGGAATTCCAAGAACGGGCAG GCAGGTATTATTCTGTCACGCCTGAAAGGTTGCCCTCTGTCCATCCGCGTCGTGCGCTGGAGGGCCCAGGACGGGACAGTTTTTCGCCCTCTGATCAAACCGCTGCGGGTGCTGAAGATGGAGAACCCGAGGCTGGAACTCGGTCCCGCTCCTTGCCAACAGCCTGCCGCTCGTGACCAAAGAACTTCCACTCCAACACAGTGTCTCAAAGAGGGAAG GATTGTGTACATTGTCCAGTACCTGGGGGCAAAAAACATCGGAATG tttGGAACCAAGGAGGTGTTGCAGTACGCCATTTCAAACgtgttgcaggaaaacctgccgAGCAAG GAAGTGCTTTTAGATATACAGGAAACACACTTAACGTGTACAGAAAGCAGCAGTAAAGTT TTGCTGTGTGACCATCACTATCCATATGTATCATGTGTCGGGAGATACGCTCAGCCAGATGGCACAATATTGGGATTTTGTGTAAA